A window from Pagrus major chromosome 4, Pma_NU_1.0 encodes these proteins:
- the LOC140994331 gene encoding leukotriene B4 receptor 1-like, whose protein sequence is MAPEEFDGGTAIACVILGLSFLVGAPGNLLVIWTILRHVKQRSHTVVLILHLAAADLLVLITLPLWIYSLVHTWVFGDVLCKALIYIVNVCMYSSIFFITLMGVERFLAICHPFLMMRCKTKSIMNMCLVFLWLLALLLGLPALLTKPSDESEELCFIREYNSVTEQIILICLEILGGFVVPFIIITICYGLVAAQLRRMSYNSKQKSMILVHTVVIAFTLCWLPYHIINIIDLVCGAEECVPMNIAFSAGALVFISSSVNPLLYAFFARNLRGSLEESRLVRLFQEIATQTNRLRELVIQQQTSQRAVDTQVELMSDSVRLTL, encoded by the coding sequence ATGGCTCCTGAGGAGTTCGATGGTGGGACAGCGATAGCTTGTGTGATCCTGGGCCTGTCCTTCCTGGTGGGGGCTCCGGGGAACCTGCTGGTGATCTGGACTATCCTGAGACACGTCAAGCAGCGCTCCCACACTGTGGTGCTCATCCTGCACCTGGCTGCTGCTGACCTGCTGGTGCTCATCACCCTGCCTCTATGGATCTACTCTCTTGTGCACACCTGGGTGTTTGGAGATGTCCTCTGCAAGGCCTTGATCTACATTGTCAATGTGTGCATGTACAGCAGCATCTTCTTCATCACCCTCATGGGTGTGGAGCGCTTTTTAGCCATCTGTCATCCGTTTTTGATGATGCGCTGTAAGACCAAGAGCATCATGAACATGTGTCTTGTATTTTTGTGGCTTCTTGCTTTGCTTCTCGGATTGCCTGCATTGCTGACCAAGCCATCAGATGAAAGCGAAGAGCTTTGTTTTATCAGGGAATACAACTCTGTGACTGAACAGATCATCTTGATATGTCTTGAGATCCTGGGGGGATTTGTAGttccttttattattattacaatctGTTACGGTCTAGTAGCTGCCCAGCTCAGGAGGATGAGCTACAACTCCAAACAGAAATCAATGATTCTAGTCCACACGGTTGTGATAGCCTTCACACTGTGCTGGTTGCCTTAccacatcatcaacatcatcgaTCTGGTTTGTGGGGCAGAAGAATGTGTGCCCATGAATATTGCCTTCAGCGCTGGTGCCCTCGTGTTCATTAGCAGCTCAGTGAATCCTCTGTTGTACGCCTTCTTCGCAAGGAACTTACGAGGGAGTCTGGAGGAGTCCCGCCTGGTCAGGCTGTTCCAGGAAATAGCCACTCAGACCAACAGACTCAGGGAGCTGGTAATACAACAGCAGACCAGCCAGAGGGCAGTAGATACACAGGTCGAGCTGATGTCTGACTCTGTGAGACTGACTCTCTGA
- the LOC140994330 gene encoding leukotriene B4 receptor 1, which yields MNHSTTPNMAPEEFDGGTAIACVILGLSFLVGAPGNLLVIWTILRHVKQRSHTVVLILHLAAADLLVLITLPVWIYSLAQSWVFGEATCKAMVYVINACMYSSVFLITLMSVERFVAVRYPFASAGWKRKKALDKVLLALWTIAFLFSIPVIPTQIVGKEAGEEHCLFREYSSDTQELVCLLLETLVGYILPFSILVVCYGCLCSRITQMTFKSKRKSTVLIASVVVVFAICWTPHHIGNVLSLVILATQDSFNKTAENLESVRSTMAFIAGAMVFISSTINPILYMFAARSFRSSLRDTGIQKLFRHISSTSPGEGNREVSFVSKRHSNQTHSSQCVSESKDQMDILIKMCENNPS from the coding sequence ATGAACCACTCGACTACGCCGAATATGGCTCCTGAGGAGTTCGATGGTGGGACAGCAATAGCTTGTGTGATCCTGGGCCTGTCCTTCCTGGTGGGGGCTCCGGGGAACCTGCTGGTGATCTGGACTATCCTGAGACACGTCAAGCAGCGCTCCCACACTGTGGTGCTCATCCTGCACTTGGCTGCTGCTGACCTCCTGGTGCTCATCACCCTGCCTGTGTGGATCTACTCCCTGGCCCAGTCCTGGGTGTTTGGAGAGGCCACCTGCAAAGCCATGGTGTACGTGATCAACGCCTGTATGTACAGCAGTGTTTTCCTCATTACTCTCATGAGCGTGGAGCGTTTTGTGGCTGTGCGTTATCCCTTTGCCTCAGCTGGCTGGAAGAGGAAAAAAGCTTTGGATAAAGTCCTGCTGGCTCTGTGGACAATAGCATTCTTGTTCAGCATCCCTGTCATCCCAACTCAGATTGTAGGGAAGGAGGCCGGTGAGGAGCACTGTCTGTTCCGGGAGTACTCCTCTGATACCCAGGAGCTGGTGTGTTTGCTGTTGGAGACTCTTGTGGGCTACATACTACCCTTCTCCATCCTCGTGGTCTGCTATGGCTGCCTGTGCAGCCGCATCACTCAGATGACCTTCAAGTCCAAGCGCAAGTCCACAGTCCTGATCGCCAGTGTGGTGGTTGTGTTTGCCATTTGCTGGACGCCTCATCACATAGGAAACGTCCTGTCACTTGTCATCCTGGCCACTCAAGACTCCTTcaacaaaacagcagagaaTCTTGAGAGTGTCAGGAGCACCATGGCCTTCATCGCCGGAGccatggtcttcatcagcagcaccatcaACCCCATCCTCTACATGTTCGCAGCTCGCTCCTTCAGGAGCTCCCTGCGTGACACTGGCATCCAGAAGCTCTTCCGCCACATCTCCAGCACCTCTCCAGGTGAGGGCAACAGAGAGGTGTCCTTTGTGTCCAAACGACACAGCAATCAGACCCACagctctcagtgtgtgtctgagtcaAAAGACCAGATGGacatattaataaaaatgtgtgaaaataatcCATCCTGA